Below is a genomic region from Balaenoptera ricei isolate mBalRic1 chromosome 3, mBalRic1.hap2, whole genome shotgun sequence.
CGATCTCTTTATCAAATGATTTTCCAACCACTCCCTTGCTATTCTTTTCAgaactcattttctcattttttgcaatatggataggctgagaattttccaaatcttcaaGTTCTGGTTACTTTTTGCTTAAaaattacttccatttctctctttcctctcacattttactataagcTGTCAGGAGAAATCAGGCTGCACTTTCAatactttgcttagaaatctcctcagctaaatatccaagttCATCGCTTTTAACTTCTACTTTCCACAAAATATAGAACACAGTTTGGCCAAGTTTTTTGCCACCTGGCTGGCACTGTAAGTCTTCACAGGGCCATTCTACCATTCTGTCAAGTTCAGGATGGTGGGGAAGATGGTAATACCAGTGAATTCTATGAGCACGGGTCCATTGTCTCAGTTCATTTGCTGTACAGTGAGTTCCTTGATCAGAAGCAGTGCCGTGCGGAATACCGTGACAGTGGGTAAGCCATTCTTTACGTGCAAGGATGCTACTTCTGGCAGAAGCATTGCATGCAGGGAAGACAAATCCATATCCAGAGTAAGTGTCTCTTCCAGTAAGAACAAAATATTGTCCTATCCATGGTGGAAGAGATTCAGTGTGATCAAACTGCCACCAGATAACTGGCTGATTATCTTGGGCAGTGGTGCCACACTGGGGACTCAGTATCATTCTTTACTGCTGTCAGACTGGGCACTCAGTAGCAGCAATAGCGCAGTCAGCCTTGGCGAGTGGAAGTCCATGTTGCTGAGCCCACGCACAACCTTTATCCTTGCCACCACGGCCACTTTGTCCCTGAGCCCGTtgggtgatgacaggggtgactGCGAAAAGAGGCTAACCAGTATCCACAGAACAGGTCATCCTTCCATTTAATTATTCAAATCCTCCTCTGCTGGGGTCACCCATTGGTGAACACTCACATGGGATACAAacatattcacattttttttcccattcagagaggtTTATTCACGTAAATCTTCCCCAGATTTCCTTGTCACCAATCTTCCATTGCTGCTCGTTCCTTGGTGCATAATCTAACCCCAAGTTTCTGCAGGCGACAgtgttatcaaatatttttccattgcGTAACGTGGACACTATTTTTAAACTTCCGTTATCATTATCCGTTACCTACAGAACAACTACTTAAGCCAACCccacatattttaagatttttgttatgGCACCATCCTACTCCTCACACCAAACTATGAATTAATCAGGGGCTCAAAGCAGCAAATATTTATGCCTCACGCCCATTCCTTGTCCATAATGAGTCTTCTGCTCTGCTCATCGTTGTTGCACAGGGACTCAGGCTGAGGGAGACCCCACACATGGCTTCAGGGTGAGATAGAGGTGGAAAGCTTCACATTGTCAAAGTGGTAGAGAAGTATTCTCCTTTTTTGTACTCAGGATTAGAGGATATTAGTGTTAGTGTACTTAAGTATTTTCTACCTTAAGAGCGTAAGTTTAGACATTGAAATTCACCACCTCCTTTCCATCACTGAGAACCTACGCAACTCTGTAACTAGGGCACCAACAAAAGCAATCACAAATTCTTGCACAGTTAAAAGGCATAAACTCTATGATACATATAGatctttgctttaaaaaacagaaaggtaGGCTTGGCTTGACGGAGTTGTTATACAGAAGAGTTGAGGTTCTTGAGTTATGGAGCCAAGAGAAAAACATACATAGTTTTGGGGAATCATGCAATAAGCCCTTCCAAGAGAGAACAGTTGGCTAAACTCAACCCAAGAAAAATATGATTGAATAGGTTTCATGTACAGATTCCTATTTCTCTGTGGCTTGCTGTATTTTGCTATATTAGTGGAGTTTGTTTTCAACTGTGTTGCTTGTGTAACACGTCAATAtgctggagagaaaaaaatcatatatgaaCCAATGTGACTTCAAGAGTACATTGTTATTCCCTACTTACCAGTGACATATGAGCTTATTTATATTGCAGGAAATATGCATTGTAGCAGAAAGGCTGTATTAAGTAGAAAAGCGGAAGGGTGCCAGAGAATCTATAGTTGTCAGCCTTATTCTAATCTGAAGTCATgagggaaggctttctggaggaagtGATTGAAGCTAACACCTGAAGGATTTCTCAAGGCGATGTTGTTGTAAAGGTTAAGAGAAAAGCATTTCAAACAGAGGGAAAATTTGGGGAGAAATATTCAGAGACAAAAgggcaaaagcaaacaaaaatctggGACTTTTGCAAGGAGCTAAAGAAAGTTCAATATTTTTGGAGGTGAGAGAGCAGTTGGTGTGAGATGAAACGAGAGATGTACAACAGGGCCAGACcaggatttttttccttagtaGAAATGGAAGAGAGTGACAAGAAAAAATGTGGTTGTTAAATGGAGAATGGTTTATTATAGGGGCGAGAGTGGGATCAGGGAGACCAGCGAGAAGGTTATTGCAGTTGTCGAAGAAAAAATTTGATCGTGGCTTGAACCCAGCTaattacagtggggaaaagagcaAATGGATTCAAGAGCTCTCAAGGAGGTAAAACAAGTAACACCTAGGGCTGTGTGTTTGCACGTCGGGGGTGAGAACAGGGAGCATGAAGAGTCAAGAATATAAGGTTGATTTTAGATCTGTTACACCTGAAACAGTAGAGATATTGCCCAGTTGCTCGTCAGATATATGAGCCTGGATTTCAGAAAACAAGTATGGGCTGAGGATAAATTTGGGAGTTGACGACACAGAGATGGTTGTTCAAACCATGGAGTGAATGTAAGAATTTAGGAAGAGagtgcagagaagaaaaaaacaattgaGCTTGTATGACTCTTGTTTCCCAATTGATTTTTGTACCCCAGAGAAGCTTCCCTGGCTTTCTGTGCTCTTGGTCAGTTTAGCTTAATCCCTGTGGAAACAATGGCTGTGGTGATGATCATGATGGAGCAGGTCAGGTGGCAGATTGGGCCCCAAAGAGATGCATGGCTAAGACTTCAAGGGTGTTTATCCATGTTGGCTGCTCAGTGGTGGAATGCCAGGAAGAACAGGAGGCAACCAACTTTCTTCTTCTAGTCTAGTCTTCAAAATAGACAGGTTGCCTGAACTGCTTCCCATGGCAGGCACTGGAACCAGTCCAAGATGCTGGGCAGCTATGACTGGTTTCTCTGAATTACACACTTGTAATACCATAGTCAGGTGCATTGGCTCTACCATTTAATAGTCATGGCACCTTGAGCAGCTTCTCCGTGACTCAGTTTACTTCCATGGAAAATGGGTATAATTATAGTAATTATCCAATGGGGatactgtgaggattaagttattcaatgcatgtaaagcacttagaccTGCACTTGGCAGGTAGTAACTTTAAATAAGCATAAGCTATAATTATTACTTATCTTTAGGTTCAGTGTGGGCATAGAGATAGGGATCAAGGGAAAAACGGTAGGTAGATACCTAATGGAGGATGGAGCTTGGCAGCTCTCTATGAGCACAGTGGGAAATAAACAGAAGTTAGTGGGTACAGTACTAAATATATCCATTCTCCTGGATTGTTACACAGCCGTCTGCTAAGTGGTTCAGTGCCtccagtgccaggcactgtgcatgcCTATGGTAATGTCAGGAGTCAGTGACAAAAGTGacattttctttaacatctttacagGTTACCATTTAAATTGGGCAATCACAGTTCATGAATCAGTTTTTCTGAGGGGAAAGCAAAATAATGTTTAATGAGACCAAATTTACTGGGCTGGATATTGGCAGGACTTGAATCACTAATCTGTACTCCAGTTTACTTAGTAAATCTGAAGCTGTCCTTCATACCAAACTTGGGTGTAACACctgtatcattcattcattcattcaacaaatatttattgagagcctacaTTGTGCTGGGGTGCCATTCTAAGGTATGTTAGTGATCAAAATAGGCAAAGATTCTCATCCTTGTACAACCTGTATCCTATGTTATATGGAAGGCACAGGGAAGGTGTGGATAATTCATGTAAAACAATTTGCACAGGTTTTCTCAAACAAAATTTCCCACCTGATTGATACAATTTTCCATTAGTTCAACCTGCCTTTCTGACAAACTGTATTCCTGTCCTGGTAAGCATCCTTTCTCTCTGGGACTCCCTGTGTTCTCAGTTGAGACCACACACTTCAGATCTTTAAGTATACTGGAGACCATCTGGTCCAAaagtctcattttatagatgtgacAGTTGAGGCccagaaaataaaaggaacttGGCTTATGTCTTCAGAGCGAGTGACTGCCTTTGTCAGATGTAAGATTACTAGTAACAAGTTTCCCCTGAAAAttagatgaaaataaaagaaaatagttcaGTgactccctacccccaccccaatgCATGATGATCCAACTCTTGAGTCTTCCAATTGCTGTTTACTTAGAGTGTATTTCTGTATAGAAGACATAGTACTTATGTCACTCAGAAATGGTTTTGGTGAAGGCAGCCGTAAATACCAAAACAGCAGTGgcttaaataaaagagaaattgatTTCTGTCTCATGTAAAGGAAATGCAGAGATAGGCAGCTCAGGGGTGGTGAGGTTCCTCTGTAATCTTCATGATTCAGATCTTTCTAGCTCACCTCTCCACCATCCCTGGGGCGTGGCCCTTGTCCTCAACATCCAGGTTGGCTCATCTGGCCATCATATCTGTATTCTAGAGAGCAGGGTAGTGTAAAGGGAAGAAAGAGGTGACGTATGAGTGTTACTGTGTCCGTATCAGCCAGGTGTGATCAGAAAAGCAGGTCTACTAAAAGTGAAGTAGAAGAAGGGATTTATTTTAGGGACTTGACCCTCCCTAAAGGGCATGGGTTAAACTGTTTATGTTCTGCTGTGTTGGTTCTGTATGTGGTGCTGGGCCTGAAGATAGCACAGCAGGCCATTTAAAAGGAAAGACGGACATGTTCATGGTCAGTTTTATGTGTCGTCTTGGCTAGTCTGTCATCCCCAGTCATTCAGTCAGTTGCTGTGAGGGTATATTGTAGATGTGACTGAAGTCTGTCATCAGTTTACTTTAAGTAAAGAAGGTTATCTTTGATAACCTGAGTAGGCCTGATTCATTCAGTCGAAAGGCAGAACCGAggcttcccagaagaagaaattctACCTTTGGACAGCAGCTTCTCCTCGTGCCTCAGAGGTCCAGCCTGCCCTTCCTGATGGCCTGCCTAACAGACATTGGTCTTGTCTAGCTAGCTTTCAGGGTAAGCCAATTCCTTGCAATGATTCTCTTAATTTATATCTCCTACTGGTCCTGTTTCTCTGGCAGAACCCTGACAGACACAGATCTGGTGTGAGAGAAACAAGGACGCTCTGGAACCCACGAGGATGAAGTAGAACCTGCATTCACCTCTAACTGCCTCCAAACCTCCAACTCTGATGAGGCGAGTGAAAAGCTGGCACCCTTTGTCATGGAGCTAACGCACCTTGTCCAGAAGCTGGAGAAGCCGCAGGATCCAGCAGGAACTGCGGCAGACCCAGCTGCTATGTCATGCTGACAGGATGAGCCAGCAGATCCGAGACAAGGTGCGTGAGCTGCAAGGGCACCTGACTTTACTGTGACCTTCCTAGTGTAAACATGGCTGCCGCTTCACTTCTGCCTTCCTAACCTTGTGCGAATTTCTCCTGTGCCCCATCCTAGCCCAGGACGATACAGAGAAGAGGAGTCTGGGAAACCCTGTTCCAGTTTAGTTAGGTTGACACAGCACAAAACCACCACTGCCAGGTATCTTGGGGGAGGTTTCTTGGAAGCTTCCATATGCCACTTTATTTTATAGCTTACTGGCCAGAACATGCAGAACATATCTGGCTGTATTGCTAAAAATCAGAGGTTCTCTTCTTTTGAAAGGGAGGATGAGATTGGTAACTAAACCTTTCCACCAGAGGACTACTTTTTACAGGACCCAGTTCCTACCTTCTAGAGCCTAATTTTTAGGAGAGGAAATAAGATATTGTACAAACCTTTGTTGAGCTTTGTAAATAGAAATGCTTTCCCTTCATAGTCCCTTGGAAAACTTCATGGAatgttttcatgtttaaaaaattttttcatatatcAAAGTATTATCCCCAGGACAGCAGTGAACCACTATAAGCGGGTGATTCTTTACCCGAGGTGTCAGAATGTATCTTATATAGATTAGcagcaggacttttttttttttttaatttttatttatttatttatggctgtgttgggtcttcgtttctgtgcgagggctttctctagttgcggcaagtgggggccactcttcatcgcggtgcgcgggcctctcactatcgcggcctctcttgttgcggagcacaggctccagacgcgcaggctcagtagttgtggctcacgggctcagttgctcggcggcatgtgggatcttcccagaccagggctcgaacctgtgtcccctgcattggcaggcagattctcaaccactgcaccaccagggaagcccagcagcaggactttttaaaagccttttgaGGGGATGTTGTCTTTCTCTGGAAGAAGAAAATGCAGGGTCAGTGACCATGAGCCTCCCGTATATATGGAATGCCTTCGGGGATCTGCTTTAGTGTAATGCAGAGGAAACTCACTTATATTGTAGATCTACATAGctcaaatagattttatttaaatgcCTCTTTGTCTGTACAAATTCAACCAAATCAATTCCAGTTCATATTTGTGCAGTAATAATACTATACAATGTATATTGAGCTTTACCACAGGCCAGGCACTGGTCTAAGTAACTTAAGTAGATTATCACATTAAATTTCCCAAGAAGCCCATGAAGTACTTACTATCactattattcatattttacagattaggaactGAAGCACAAACAGGTAAAGTAAAGTCAACAAGATCATATAAACAGCCGGGATGAACTCAGGATATGGGACTCCGGGGCCCTTCTCTTGCAGTTCCCTGATTCACTCCTGGATCCTGACTCATTCCAGAAATAATATATCCAGTACCCTCTCTGCTCTAAGGCAGGAAAGTGAATGCACGAAAGTGTTTCAACAATGAGGACTTAAAGCAAGAGTTTCCACTTAGCCCACAGATAACTGCAAAGTTTAATTACCCTATTCTAGGATCATTCTGATTAAAtacagttaaataaataataacctcTGACTATATTGGGATCATCTCTAAAGGAAAAACCCTGAGACTGGAAGGTGGAAGACAGGGAAAAagaggcggggctgggggggcTTAGCACCCCGACATCAGACCTGCAGGAGTGCCCTTTGATGGGGTCCAGGCTTCCCTCCACACCTAGCGCACAGAGCCCTCCTGGCTCAGTTCTGTGAGGGCAGATGCTGTTCGATGCTCCTCTGCAGCACCCAGGGGTTCTTCAGGGGCTTTGCACAACCCAGGGGCTCAAGAACTGTTTTGGGAGGGAGTACTTGAAGGAAGGGGCTTGGGAGCCATGTATCAGGTTAGGACCTTCTAGGCTGATGCAATCTGCTCCATTTTATGCTGGGTAAGACTCAGCAGCAGATGTTGTTTTCTCCTGTGTCACCAGTATCCACTGGAGCCAGCAACCCGTATGTGACACCATAACTAGcctgttttttttggggggggggaggggtcagTGTGGGATTTGACACAGAGACCACCCAGAGGTGTGTATTCTGCTGACGGCAACCCTGAGACCCCCGGTAAGCATGCAATCCGTTGGCAGAGGATGTGATTCTTCATTGCCCTTGAAGTCACTTCCAACCTGTTTTGACCATATGACTGACAGACAAAAACCCAAACAGGTTGAGTGTTGCAGAAAATATGAAATGAGCCTGAAGCCGGTAAATccatggaggatttttttttttttctaggcatCTGATAACAAAAGGTCGCCAGCATGACAAACTGCCTGCCTGCAGTTCACCTATCTCAAAGTTCTCTtggctctctttctctgtctctctgtctctctctcttttttaacctTGGAAATGGAATATGTGAAAGACAGACTGAACAGTAGCAATCAAAATCCCGAAGGCTAGAGACATTTCTGCCATTCACAGAATTTATGAAAACCCCCCTGTCTGTGGAAGGCTCTCCCAGCTCGAAAGGCTCTGCGTGGCTGGCGAGTTCCCTGCAGCAGCTGGAAGCTGAGCTATAAATAGAGCTGGGCTGGAAGCGCCCTCCGCAGGGGGAGTGGGCGGGAGATCCCCGGCTCTTCTCTCCCCATCAGCCCGCGGCGCGCGCTCTCGGCCGGGGAAGCCTGCTCTGCGGGCTGACGGCGTTAACCCTCGCGACGCCGGGCAACTCCGGGAGGCAGCGGGGAGGACGTGATGGCGAACGGGCTGGGAAGGGAAATGAAGACACGCTTCTCACCTAGTACTGGCAAACCACAATCTGggatttctctccctccctctctttccccccaAGCTCTGGTTAACCCTTGAAATTCGGCCTTGAACTACACAAGAGGCAATTTGTtccatgacttaaaaaaaaaaaaaaaatcgagcgGCTGAAATCCAAATCTTTAAATTAAAACCATCCCCAATTTGGTTTGCGGAATAATGTTGGTTGTCATATTTGAGCGTAGGGTTCCCTCGCCCGTGCTGCTTCTGGACAGTACTTTCCTCGGGAGGGAACTGTCaaacggggtgtgtgtgtgtgtgtgtgtgtgtgtgtctctgtgcccGTTGTGTGTTATTTTTGGCGCATGCACACCCCTCGGTAGCCTCAAGGTCGGCAATACCCTGAGCCTTCTCGGCCCCCGCCTTCCGGGCTGGTCCCTGCCAGCCAAGGACTGGAGAAGGAGGGAGTCCCCAGTCCCGGCAGGGCATCCTGCGAACAGGTTCGGTGTTCAGCAGGGTCGGTGCTGAAGCAGGGACGGGCAAGGGGGAGCTGGGCTCCAGGAAGGTGGACCCGGAAGAGCCGCCAGTGGGCGGCAGGGACCCGGCCCGGCCCCCGCGCGCCCGGGCTCCCCCGGCGGGTGCTCGGAGCCCCGgagaggaggagcagggaggggcgCGGTGCTCTCCCCGGCGGCGAGCTGTCACGGAATTTGACACCCGGAAAGGCAGCTGGTCCCAGGCCAGGACTCCTGATCCTTCTCAAATGGAAACACTTTCTCCCAGTGAACCTGGCGGAATTCTCAGTGGCATCTCACCTCGGCCTTGCCTCCTGGCGCATTTAACAGAGGCCGCATTTATCACTTTGAGACAAGGAAGGTTCCAAATGGAGCGGGGCTCTCGGGTGCAGAACAAGGTAAGCTGGAGACTAAGGTGACATtgacttggggggaggggggaggggcacatATTTAACCGGGACCATCCTCCCCCAGGCAAGACGGCGAGATGAAGTTTGCCTTGGGCTTcccctcttcctgcccctccccaggccttTCTGCTTTACCTTTTCCCTGCCCCCACTCACGCCTTATAAAGAAAAATTCCCCTGAGTGGGAGGCTGGTGGAGAGACTCCCTTATGTTCTTATTTTCAGCATTTTCATGTTCTACACTAGACACAGGTGCCACAGTGTGACCTGAAATTTCCCATCTCTGCTCCTCTTccaccttctctcctttctctcttgccTGAGTTCCCTGCTCTCCTCTCTCCTGATGCAGcctacttttatttctttgccctTCCCCTTTCTAAGTTCCCTTTTCCCTCTTTGCAAATATGGACCAagatgcagggagggaggggggagtgtTGTGACTCTGTGTGTAATGTAGGCCTGGGGTTATAGGGGGTATGGGCTGATGGTCTATGAAGGATCTATTCAGCAAGCATTGTTGAGCATTTATTCTGTGCTGTTATTCAACATCTTCATGTGTACAATGaccagattctcattttctcGAGAATAAACTGCTCCCCAGCTTTTCCCTGGGCACCTCTCTGCTTTCCTCTAGGCTGCAGAAATGGGCATCTGTAGGACCAGGGGCTGTAGAAC
It encodes:
- the LOC132363370 gene encoding uncharacterized protein LOC132363370, whose protein sequence is MQSVGRGCDSSLPLKSLPTCFDHMTDRQKPKQVECCRKYEMSLKPPRTGEGGSPQSRQGILRTGSVFSRVGAEAGTGKGELGSRKVDPEEPPVGGRDPARPPRARAPPAGARSPGEEEQGGARCSPRRRAVTEFDTRKGSWSQARTPDPSQMETLSPSEPGGILSGISPRPCLLAHLTEAAFITLRQGRFQMERGSRVQNKGTTQEQKI